The Synechococcus sp. M16.1 genome includes the window GCAGGGCTGGCGTGTCGAGGCCACGGGGGTGTTGAGGCGTCCGCTGCCAGCGGTACACCCACTGTTGCCGGGATCGGCAGAACGTCTAGCCCGCCAAGGCAGTTGGAGTCAGCTGCGGGCCGAGAGCATCGAAGTGCTGCAGCGTCCATGGACGCCGTTGGCTGATCTGCGGCGCGATGTTGCTCAACGGCTGCAACAGGCCGTGGGGCCGCGGCGGGGCGGTTTCCTGGCTGCTCTGGTGCTGGGCAGCGCCCTGGTGCAGCTCCCGGAAGACATCCGAGCGGCGTTCCGCATGGCCGGCTTGTCCCATGCCCTGGCGGCATCGGGTTTTCACCTCTCCGTACTGCTCGGCAGTGTGCTGATGCTGGCCCGCCGCTGGCCTCCTGGCCTGCGGCTTCCCCTGGCGGCCACGGCGCTGCTGCTGTTTCTCTGCCTTGCCGGAGCCCAGCCATCGGTGGTGCGGGCGGTGCTGATGGCTGCGATGGCCTTGCTGATTCGTGAGGCAGGTCATCACAGCCGTCCAGTCGGTGTGTTGTTGTTGACGCTCAGCGGCATGTTGCTGTTGCGCCCGGCCTGGGCCCTATCGATTGGTTTTCAACTCAGTGCGGCGGCCACCGCTGGGCTGATCCTGACGGCTCCTCGTCTCGAGAAGGCTGTTCAAGCGTGGTTGCCGGATCGCTGCCAGGGCCTGGCAGCAGCGTTGTCCATCCCCGTGGCGGCCTTGCTCTGGACGCTGCCGCTGCAGTTGCTCCATTTCGGTGCCATGCCGTTGTACGCGCTGGTTGCGAATCTGCTTGTTGCCCCGCTGCTGGCGCCGCTCACGCTGCTGGCCATGCTCTCGGCACTGTTGGTTCTCGTGGGGCCTACGGCTGTGCTGCCCCTGCTGCTGTGGCCTATTCATCAGTTGGCGGGCCTGGTGATCACCATGGCCAGCTGGATCAGCCACTGGCCTGGGTCACAACTGCTCACCGGACGTCCCCAGATGTGGGTGGTTGCCCTGCTGGTACTGGGCTTGCTGCCTTGGTTGCTGGGGGCAGGGCCCTGTCGCCGCTGCTGGGCTTGCTGCCTTGGTTGCTGGGGGCAGGGCCCTGTCGCCGCTGCTGGTCGTTGATCCCCCTGGTAACCGCCCTGCTCGTCCACGGCCTCGTGCAGTTGGGCGATGGTTTGTTGACGGTGGAGCGGTTTGATCGTCACTGGTTGCTTGGTCGCCATCGTGGGCGTGCCGCTCTGGTGAGCACCCATGGCGATGCGCGCAGTTGCCGGATGGCCAAGAAGCTCGCCGCTGTGCACGGCCACGCCCGTTTGGACTGGGTGCTGCTTTTGGATCCTGTGGCGACAGACGTGCTGGCCTGCTGGCAAGCGCTGACCCACCGCGTTGAGGCTCCCCAGCAAGGCCAAGCTCCCATCGCCATCGGCCAGGTGCTTCGGAGTGATGGCCTATCGGTGCAGCGCCTGCAGTCTCGCTCCGGAGCACTGGTGATGCGGGTGGGGCATCAGCGCTGGCAGCTGGTCCCAAGCCCTCAGGCCTTGTGGGCACTGCAGCAGCTGCAGCGATCAGAACCCCGGCAGCAGATCACCGGAACCTGGCTGGGGTTTAAGCCTTCCGCCCCCCAGCGCCGTTGGCTTCGGAAGAATGGAGCAGGTGCCCGGTTCGTCGGCCTTTAAACTGCGGGAACGCCTGAGGGCGTGTGGAGAGGTGGCAGAGTCCGGTTGATCGCGCACGACTCGAAATCGTGTAGGGGTAACACCCTCGTGGGTTCGAATCCCACCCTCTCCGTTTTTGTTGATCGTTGAATAGGTCGGACGTGGCGATTGCTTGATTAAGAGTTCATGAATCAAGGTCTCTAGCGGCTTATTGCAAATGCTTGATCTTTGAACTTATTGATTGGGTTTTTAGAGGGTATTTCTGAGCTGTTTTTATGAATGAAATAGCAGAACAAGCCCCTGCTCCACTTGATGAAATTCTCGTTCCTCTCGGCTGAGGTCGAGCCCCACATTGAGCCCTTCTTTGAGTGCGTCCTCAAAGGGCGGTGTTGATGGCGGAGCGCTGTCAATCCAAAGTGCCGCTATCCCCACCGCTGTGGCATGCCAACGGAATCGGCTCGTTTTGCCGATGTCCGGTTCATTCAACGCCTCCTCCAGGAGGATGTTGATGGTGATGTTCGTGCTGGACATGTGCACCAGCATCGTGATCTTGGCCTGCTCCTGCAATGAGCTGAGAGACTTCGTAGTGTTCGCTTCACTCCAGAGGGATGGCCTCGGCTTCGGATCACCTCCCGCAGCGCATCGCTCTGGTTCATGAGTGGTTCTCGCCTCGTTCTGTCGGTGGAGCAGAACAGGTTGTTCAAGAGGTTGATTCCCTTCTGCGCAGCCTCGGCTGCGAGCCGCAGATGGCGGCCCTGATCGACGCCGAATCTCGACGGCCGGGCAGTTGGTTGCACGGACGCTCCATCCTCACCAGCCCGATTCAGCGCCTGCCGTGGGGGCGCAGCCATGTGCAGCAGTACCTGCCGCTGCTGCCCTTTGCGATCGAACAGATCGATCTTGGTGCTGCAGAGCTGGTGATCAGCAGCAGCCACCTGGTTGCCAAGGGTCTGCTGACGTCTCCGGACCAGCTGCACATCAGTTATGTGCACACACCCGTGCGTTACGCCTGGGACCAGATGCACGCTTATATGCAGCGTTCGGCGCTGGCTCGGCGTGGTCTGGGCCCTTTGATTCGCTGGCAGTTGCATGCTCTGCGGCAATGGGACCAACTCAGTGCTCAGCGGGTGGACCACCTCATTGCCAACTCCCGTTTCACGGCGCGTCGAATTCGCAAGTACTGGGGGCGGGAGGCCCGCGTGATCCATCCCCCCGTGGAGGTGGAGCGCTTTCGCTGGAATGCCGATCGAGACGACGTCTACCTCTGTCTGTGTCGTTTGGTCCCCTACAAGCGGGTGGATCTTGTGGTGGAAGCCTTCAATCGCCTGGGCCTACCCCTGCTTGTGGTGGGGGATGGTCCGGAGAAGGCGCGATTGGAGGCTCTGGCTGGTCCCACGGTCACCTTGCTCGGCCGTCAGTCCCAGCAGCAGGTGGAAGCGCTCATGGCCCGTTGTCGGGCATTTGTCTACGCCGGCCTAGAGGACTTCGGCATTGCTCCGGTGGAAGCAATGGCGTCCGGAGCTCCGGTGATTGGGTTGGGGCGGGGTGGTTTGTTGGACACGGTGCGTTGTGCGGCTGCAGGG containing:
- a CDS encoding glycosyltransferase, whose translation is MASASDHLPQRIALVHEWFSPRSVGGAEQVVQEVDSLLRSLGCEPQMAALIDAESRRPGSWLHGRSILTSPIQRLPWGRSHVQQYLPLLPFAIEQIDLGAAELVISSSHLVAKGLLTSPDQLHISYVHTPVRYAWDQMHAYMQRSALARRGLGPLIRWQLHALRQWDQLSAQRVDHLIANSRFTARRIRKYWGREARVIHPPVEVERFRWNADRDDVYLCLCRLVPYKRVDLVVEAFNRLGLPLLVVGDGPEKARLEALAGPTVTLLGRQSQQQVEALMARCRAFVYAGLEDFGIAPVEAMASGAPVIGLGRGGLLDTVRCAAAGIPEPTGVLFPEQSVESLVQAVEWFEQECIWRSLDAEAIRAWAERFRPEAFAARFESALRTAWSAHQRGCAVAASDPAEMPVLHL
- a CDS encoding ComEC/Rec2 family competence protein: MLRGVLWGAPPPSRSDPSRLIQTPPAAVAISGRLLADVRRFPSGCSGLLEVDRIDARRVDGRTELQLPECPAPLLQGWRVEATGVLRRPLPAVHPLLPGSAERLARQGSWSQLRAESIEVLQRPWTPLADLRRDVAQRLQQAVGPRRGGFLAALVLGSALVQLPEDIRAAFRMAGLSHALAASGFHLSVLLGSVLMLARRWPPGLRLPLAATALLLFLCLAGAQPSVVRAVLMAAMALLIREAGHHSRPVGVLLLTLSGMLLLRPAWALSIGFQLSAAATAGLILTAPRLEKAVQAWLPDRCQGLAAALSIPVAALLWTLPLQLLHFGAMPLYALVANLLVAPLLAPLTLLAMLSALLVLVGPTAVLPLLLWPIHQLAGLVITMASWISHWPGSQLLTGRPQMWVVALLVLGLLPWLLGAGPCRRCWACCLGCWGQGPVAAAGR